A single Haloglycomyces albus DSM 45210 DNA region contains:
- a CDS encoding ArsA-related P-loop ATPase, protein MRTSSGPPPRLHFVTGKGGSGKTTLAASLALALADAGKKILLVELEDRQEIATTFGIPPLPYGERLVTSGLGGGEVYGLSIDIDKAFLEYLEMYYHMGYAGKVLRKAGAVDFATTVAPGLKDILLTGKIKEITSRSQQGRWSYDAVVVDAPPSGRITRFLNVTVESKRLAKTGPIGRHSRSVAKLLHSPETAVHIATLPTAMSVQESLDTIAELRGVELPVGAVMLNRTVSQDHPEVDDSSLRQALNQVDIDGADGMVEALTAQYERRLGQVRAQREYRDELARRDIDGMLVPELVEGVDAGGLYRIAEVVRQAGEECDRE, encoded by the coding sequence ATGCGAACGTCGTCCGGGCCTCCCCCGCGGCTGCATTTCGTCACCGGAAAGGGAGGCAGCGGTAAAACCACGCTGGCGGCCTCCTTGGCCTTGGCATTGGCCGATGCCGGGAAGAAGATATTGCTCGTGGAGTTGGAGGACCGCCAGGAAATAGCCACTACCTTCGGGATTCCTCCGCTGCCTTACGGGGAGCGCCTGGTGACCTCCGGCCTCGGAGGTGGAGAGGTCTACGGCCTGTCGATCGACATCGATAAAGCGTTCCTGGAGTACCTGGAGATGTACTACCACATGGGTTATGCGGGGAAGGTGCTGCGGAAGGCCGGCGCGGTGGACTTCGCGACCACGGTCGCCCCTGGTTTGAAGGACATTCTTCTGACCGGAAAGATCAAGGAGATCACGTCGCGTTCGCAGCAAGGTCGCTGGTCGTATGACGCGGTGGTCGTCGACGCGCCTCCCAGCGGACGTATCACTCGCTTTCTCAATGTGACGGTGGAGAGTAAACGGCTGGCGAAGACGGGTCCGATCGGTCGTCATTCGCGTTCGGTGGCGAAGTTGCTTCATTCGCCGGAAACCGCGGTTCATATCGCCACCCTTCCTACGGCCATGTCGGTTCAGGAAAGTTTGGACACGATCGCGGAGTTGCGGGGTGTCGAACTGCCGGTGGGCGCGGTCATGTTGAATCGGACGGTGAGCCAGGATCACCCTGAAGTGGATGACTCCTCTCTACGTCAGGCGCTCAATCAGGTTGACATCGACGGCGCGGACGGAATGGTCGAGGCGTTGACCGCTCAGTACGAACGCCGGCTTGGCCAGGTACGAGCGCAGCGCGAGTATCGCGATGAGCTCGCCCGGCGGGACATTGACGGAATGTTGGTCCCTGAACTGGTCGAGGGTGTGGACGCCGGTGGTCTGTATCGGATCGCCGAGGTGGTGCGGCAGGCCGGAGAGGAGTGCGATCGTGAATGA
- a CDS encoding PLP-dependent aminotransferase family protein, producing MNDVISFSRGAPSLDIIDVEGLKQATAAALDEDPARTTTYGTSVGYVPLREWIAAKHDVAPENVVVTNGSMQADAFLFDQLVSPDSPVVVERPTYDRTLLGLRNRQGQLHPIGVESDGINVDELEQRLKDGLRPVMAHIIPNFQNPAGVTLTEEKRTRLLALAEEYDFTIFEDDPYLDIRFRGQQLPTLLSQDTNGRVVYASSFSKTVCPGLRTGYLIGPADLIAKVAKAATNTYIAPNQYAESTIYQFAKSGALERSIATVKEALEARVDQLAASLRAHLPNASFVVPDGGYFLWVDLGEGVDCAKVQAAALDEGVQVVKGTDFVVDGGESCLRLAYSAVAVDQIDEGVRRLAKAVEATR from the coding sequence ATGAATGACGTCATCTCATTTTCTCGTGGAGCGCCGTCCCTCGACATCATCGATGTGGAGGGGCTGAAACAAGCCACCGCGGCCGCTCTGGACGAAGACCCGGCCCGTACGACCACCTATGGCACCTCGGTTGGGTACGTGCCACTACGGGAATGGATCGCGGCCAAACACGACGTCGCACCAGAGAACGTAGTCGTCACCAACGGCTCGATGCAAGCCGACGCCTTCCTCTTCGACCAGTTGGTCAGCCCCGACTCCCCGGTGGTCGTCGAACGTCCCACCTACGACCGGACCCTGCTCGGCCTGCGCAATCGCCAAGGACAGTTGCACCCGATCGGAGTGGAATCCGACGGAATCAACGTCGATGAACTGGAACAACGCCTCAAAGACGGGCTCCGCCCCGTCATGGCCCACATCATCCCCAACTTCCAGAACCCGGCCGGAGTGACGTTGACCGAAGAGAAGCGCACCCGCCTGCTCGCGCTCGCCGAAGAGTACGACTTCACGATCTTCGAAGACGATCCTTACCTGGACATCCGGTTCCGTGGGCAACAGCTTCCCACCCTCCTGTCACAGGACACCAACGGTCGAGTGGTGTACGCGTCGTCGTTCTCGAAGACCGTATGCCCCGGTCTGCGGACCGGCTACCTCATCGGCCCGGCCGACCTGATCGCAAAGGTGGCGAAAGCCGCGACCAACACCTACATCGCGCCCAACCAGTACGCCGAATCCACCATCTACCAGTTCGCCAAATCGGGTGCGCTGGAGCGTTCGATCGCCACGGTGAAGGAGGCCTTGGAGGCTCGTGTGGACCAGTTGGCCGCCAGCCTACGCGCCCACCTGCCGAACGCCTCGTTCGTGGTTCCGGACGGGGGATACTTCCTCTGGGTGGACCTTGGTGAAGGCGTGGACTGCGCGAAGGTACAGGCCGCCGCGCTCGACGAAGGAGTGCAGGTGGTCAAGGGGACCGACTTCGTGGTCGACGGTGGCGAGTCCTGCCTGCGTCTGGCCTACTCGGCCGTCGCGGTCGACCAAATCGACGAAGGCGTGCGTCGCCTCGCGAAGGCGGTCGAAGCCACGCGTTAA
- a CDS encoding peptidylprolyl isomerase, giving the protein MTDATLHTNVGDINMTLFDLQAPKTVENFVGLAEGTKDYIDPNTGQPGSGPYYNGVVFHRVIDGFMIQTGDPTGTGTGGPGYKFGDEIHPDLHFGQPYLLAMANAGPGTNGSQFFISVQPTPHLTGRHTIFGEVADDESKRVVDSIATTQTDPKDRPVNDIVIESVEVKR; this is encoded by the coding sequence ATGACAGACGCAACGCTACACACCAATGTGGGCGACATCAACATGACGCTTTTCGACCTACAAGCTCCGAAAACCGTCGAAAACTTCGTTGGTCTCGCGGAAGGCACCAAAGACTACATCGACCCCAATACCGGACAGCCCGGTTCGGGACCTTACTACAACGGTGTTGTCTTCCACCGCGTTATCGACGGCTTTATGATCCAGACCGGCGACCCGACCGGCACGGGAACCGGTGGCCCCGGGTACAAGTTCGGCGACGAGATCCACCCTGATCTCCACTTCGGACAACCGTACCTCCTCGCCATGGCCAACGCCGGCCCCGGAACCAACGGCAGCCAGTTCTTCATCTCCGTGCAGCCGACGCCGCACTTGACCGGCCGTCACACGATCTTCGGTGAAGTCGCCGACGACGAGAGCAAGCGTGTGGTCGACTCCATCGCCACAACGCAGACCGACCCGAAGGACCGTCCGGTTAACGACATTGTGATCGAATCGGTGGAAGTCAAGCGCTAA
- a CDS encoding rhomboid family intramembrane serine protease, with amino-acid sequence MRRDNKTVRQARTRFGATHGLGEKGIVTLTLIGLNVAVFLFTLMYGTGVFLGQVTPLHAAFSFMGINGDFAFVLADPFGQVQAWSTVAGGGYYRYITSMFLHYGALHLLMNMVVLWIIGRVLEKDLGPARFLSLYLISGLFGGLLTLFFSPTSLAAGASGAIFGLFGALLLVNRKLGRDNFGLYVILALNLVITFGNESISATGHIGGFIGGLLCGAVLTFAPREKRAVYHWVGFGLLVVAVVMLTLVRAGTLLTGATTVT; translated from the coding sequence GTGCGCCGAGACAACAAGACGGTACGTCAGGCGCGAACCCGATTCGGAGCCACTCACGGTCTGGGTGAAAAGGGCATTGTCACCTTGACCCTCATCGGCCTTAACGTGGCCGTCTTTCTCTTTACCTTGATGTACGGCACCGGGGTATTCCTCGGCCAGGTCACGCCGTTGCACGCCGCCTTCAGCTTCATGGGTATCAACGGCGACTTCGCCTTCGTGCTCGCCGACCCGTTCGGCCAGGTACAGGCCTGGTCAACTGTGGCGGGAGGTGGCTACTACCGCTACATCACGTCCATGTTCCTGCATTACGGTGCTCTTCACCTGCTCATGAACATGGTGGTGCTGTGGATTATCGGACGGGTCCTGGAAAAGGACCTCGGACCGGCCCGCTTCCTCAGCCTCTATCTCATTTCCGGCCTGTTCGGTGGGCTGCTTACCCTCTTCTTTTCACCGACGTCATTGGCGGCGGGAGCCTCTGGGGCGATCTTCGGTCTCTTTGGGGCATTGCTCCTGGTCAACCGCAAACTCGGACGAGACAATTTCGGCCTCTACGTGATCTTGGCACTGAACCTGGTGATCACCTTCGGCAACGAAAGCATCTCCGCGACCGGCCACATCGGCGGATTCATCGGTGGGCTGTTGTGCGGCGCCGTACTCACTTTCGCCCCCCGAGAGAAACGCGCGGTCTATCACTGGGTAGGCTTCGGTCTCCTCGTAGTGGCAGTCGTAATGTTGACGCTCGTCCGAGCCGGAACCCTTCTGACGGGGGCAACGACGGTCACCTAA
- a CDS encoding endonuclease/exonuclease/phosphatase family protein, producing the protein MNGKVRETTVGKRRPGRLSGVILVLLSLALAFVLKGHRFIPNWGFSLGSLVETFLPWFGLAVPLLVVWAAIRRSILSLIAVAIPAVVWGLMFVPLLPDKSEGPGDLRIVSHNVEADNPEPSRTAQDLKDTDADILAVVEVTPDDLMYYDQELSAEYPFRVEFGTVSLWSKYELSDGYPVDLGLGWTRAFRVTVQVENNPVAVYVAHMPSVRVNTTEGFTIEQRDVAARRLGTAISNENLDRVILAGDLNGTMQDRALAPITYQLRSAHAEAGKGFGFTWPSSLPAARIDQILYRGLHPTESIVGDRTGSDHLPVQVDFRL; encoded by the coding sequence GTGAACGGAAAAGTACGCGAAACCACCGTGGGCAAACGGCGACCCGGTCGTCTCAGCGGCGTGATACTGGTGCTGCTGTCCTTGGCGCTTGCCTTCGTTCTCAAAGGACATCGCTTCATACCCAACTGGGGATTCAGTCTTGGAAGCCTGGTCGAGACGTTTCTGCCGTGGTTCGGTCTGGCAGTGCCCCTACTGGTCGTCTGGGCTGCGATACGGCGTTCGATTCTGTCATTGATCGCGGTAGCGATACCCGCCGTCGTGTGGGGGCTCATGTTCGTCCCACTGTTGCCGGACAAATCAGAGGGTCCGGGCGATCTGCGGATCGTCAGTCATAACGTCGAGGCCGACAACCCCGAACCGTCTCGGACGGCCCAGGATTTGAAGGACACCGACGCCGATATTCTCGCCGTCGTCGAAGTGACGCCTGACGACCTGATGTACTACGACCAGGAACTCAGTGCGGAATATCCGTTTCGGGTCGAATTCGGTACCGTATCGCTTTGGTCGAAATACGAGCTCAGCGATGGATATCCGGTTGATCTGGGACTCGGCTGGACGAGGGCGTTTCGCGTGACGGTCCAGGTGGAAAACAACCCGGTAGCCGTTTACGTAGCGCACATGCCTTCGGTTCGAGTCAATACCACCGAAGGTTTCACGATTGAACAGCGTGACGTGGCCGCGCGTAGGCTCGGGACCGCCATTTCCAACGAGAACCTGGATCGGGTGATTCTTGCGGGCGATTTGAACGGAACCATGCAGGACCGGGCCCTCGCGCCGATTACCTACCAATTGCGGTCGGCGCATGCGGAAGCCGGAAAAGGATTCGGTTTCACCTGGCCGTCCAGCCTCCCTGCAGCCCGAATAGACCAGATCCTTTACCGAGGCCTGCATCCCACCGAATCAATCGTCGGTGATCGCACGGGTTCCGATCATTTGCCGGTCCAGGTAGACTTCCGATTGTAA
- a CDS encoding ATP-binding cassette domain-containing protein: protein MTYPGPPPVEALKPIRLRVWEGEYVAIVGPSGSGKSTLLNLLGLLDRPTTGTYHLDGNDTSSMKERQVTRLRADKIGFIFQSFHLMPHRTASDNVAMSLVYRGIPRRQRHAIAEEKLDLVGLSHRVNALPTTLSGGERQRVAIARALATEPSMLLCDEPTGNLDSSTAASVMETIDRLHDEGLTILMITHDKDVADRAQRAVTIRDGELLEGQVALR from the coding sequence ATGACCTATCCCGGACCCCCTCCGGTTGAGGCGTTGAAACCAATCCGACTGCGGGTTTGGGAAGGCGAATACGTCGCCATCGTCGGCCCTTCCGGTTCTGGAAAGTCGACTTTGCTGAATCTCTTGGGGCTTCTTGACCGGCCGACGACCGGAACGTACCACCTGGACGGCAACGATACGTCTTCGATGAAGGAACGCCAGGTCACTCGGCTGAGAGCGGACAAAATCGGATTCATCTTCCAATCGTTTCACCTCATGCCACACCGCACGGCCAGCGACAATGTAGCGATGTCTCTAGTTTATAGGGGCATTCCACGTCGTCAGCGCCATGCGATCGCGGAGGAGAAGCTGGATCTGGTCGGGCTGTCACACCGCGTTAATGCGCTGCCCACGACATTGTCGGGTGGGGAACGTCAGCGAGTCGCGATCGCCCGCGCACTGGCTACCGAGCCGTCGATGTTGCTATGCGACGAACCGACCGGAAATTTGGACTCCAGTACCGCCGCGTCCGTGATGGAAACGATCGATCGCCTCCATGATGAGGGGTTGACGATTCTCATGATTACCCATGACAAGGACGTTGCGGATCGGGCGCAGAGAGCTGTGACGATACGAGACGGTGAACTCTTGGAAGGACAGGTCGCGTTACGGTGA
- a CDS encoding maleylpyruvate isomerase N-terminal domain-containing protein — protein MSPITDYVAVIRDEAAEMLGALTDSDISAALPSRPGQTIADALVELAAVYDWTSDILTTGHNGHPEEREVNPTSAVADFRTSELRLLRTFAEHPAASPAWSWSPVSDKAIFWYRRCAVITALARWDVQMAEGTTAPLEQAIAVATIEEALDSFLPTGRGLHPHPHGEGLVQLFAQDADRSWFGRFHGGTIAILSEEPRHDSSLQARVAGSASDLALALHGRLPFGITDCIGDEKLLQNLRVE, from the coding sequence ATGTCTCCGATCACGGACTATGTCGCGGTCATCCGTGACGAAGCCGCAGAAATGCTCGGCGCCTTGACCGACTCGGACATCTCAGCCGCACTGCCTTCACGTCCCGGTCAGACCATCGCCGACGCGCTGGTGGAGTTGGCGGCAGTCTACGATTGGACCTCCGACATCCTGACGACCGGTCATAATGGGCACCCCGAAGAACGTGAGGTTAACCCGACCTCGGCCGTCGCCGACTTCCGCACGTCGGAGTTGAGACTGCTGCGGACCTTTGCCGAACACCCCGCCGCATCACCGGCCTGGAGCTGGTCACCGGTCAGCGACAAGGCGATCTTCTGGTACCGGCGCTGCGCGGTGATCACCGCTCTGGCGCGCTGGGACGTTCAGATGGCTGAAGGAACTACCGCACCCCTCGAACAGGCCATTGCCGTCGCGACCATTGAAGAGGCACTTGATTCGTTCCTCCCTACCGGGCGTGGTCTACACCCCCATCCACATGGCGAAGGTTTGGTGCAGCTGTTCGCCCAGGACGCCGACCGCAGTTGGTTCGGCCGATTCCACGGCGGAACCATCGCCATTCTGAGCGAGGAACCACGCCACGACAGCTCACTGCAAGCCCGCGTAGCCGGCTCCGCCTCCGACCTAGCGCTGGCCTTGCACGGACGGCTGCCGTTCGGCATTACCGACTGCATCGGTGACGAAAAGCTTCTGCAGAACCTGAGGGTCGAATAG
- a CDS encoding UDP-N-acetylmuramate dehydrogenase, with protein sequence MSSTGQPLAHYTTLRVGGPADELVTADNSLEALAALREASNSLILAGGSNLVIGDSGFAGRVVHLVDGGFTDLDGGRFQVEAGQNWDEFVRWTVENGYSGVEALSGIPGSAGATPIQNVGAYGQEVSETIESVQVWDQNTDETYVLKARDCGFSYRNSIFKRNPRYFVMTVTFALERSALSQPVRYAELAKQLGVSQGEKAEAADVRDEVLRLRRSKGMVLDPDDHDTWSAGSFFTNPVVDKVEFAELVDRLGEQPVHHEVDEGIKLSAAWLIGKAGFPKGYRHGNAGLSTKHVLALTNRGQASAADIVSLARTVSDSVYLDFGVRLRPEPVCIGISL encoded by the coding sequence GTGTCATCTACCGGCCAACCATTGGCCCACTATACAACCTTGCGAGTGGGAGGACCGGCAGATGAATTGGTTACGGCGGACAATTCCCTGGAGGCGCTCGCGGCCCTACGGGAAGCGTCAAACAGCCTTATCCTGGCGGGTGGCTCGAACCTGGTCATCGGCGACAGTGGTTTTGCCGGTCGGGTTGTGCACCTCGTCGACGGCGGTTTCACCGATCTCGACGGTGGACGGTTCCAGGTGGAAGCGGGTCAGAACTGGGACGAGTTCGTGCGTTGGACCGTGGAGAACGGTTACAGCGGTGTAGAGGCGCTGAGCGGTATCCCCGGCTCGGCCGGAGCCACTCCGATTCAGAACGTTGGAGCGTACGGCCAGGAAGTCAGCGAGACGATCGAATCCGTTCAGGTGTGGGATCAGAACACGGATGAAACGTACGTGTTGAAAGCACGGGATTGTGGATTTTCGTACCGTAACTCCATTTTTAAACGCAATCCGCGCTATTTCGTCATGACCGTTACGTTTGCCCTGGAACGGAGCGCACTGTCGCAGCCGGTGCGTTACGCCGAACTGGCTAAGCAACTGGGGGTCAGTCAGGGAGAGAAAGCCGAGGCGGCTGACGTGCGCGACGAGGTTTTGCGCTTGCGCCGGTCGAAGGGCATGGTTTTGGACCCCGACGATCACGACACCTGGAGTGCCGGATCGTTCTTCACCAATCCGGTGGTTGACAAGGTGGAGTTTGCCGAATTGGTGGATCGACTGGGCGAACAGCCCGTGCACCATGAGGTTGACGAGGGCATTAAGCTGTCGGCCGCCTGGTTGATCGGTAAGGCAGGGTTCCCCAAAGGGTACCGGCACGGTAATGCCGGACTGTCTACAAAGCACGTTTTGGCGTTGACGAACCGTGGCCAAGCGAGCGCGGCTGACATAGTTTCCTTGGCGCGCACTGTATCGGATAGCGTCTATCTTGACTTCGGTGTCCGCTTGCGTCCGGAGCCAGTATGTATAGGTATCAGCCTATAG
- a CDS encoding S41 family peptidase, whose product MTTAYPLQPNIHGDTIVFTAENDIWSTTVNGETARRLTNTRGRNSHPVISPDGSTIAFKGSDEGPTEIYTMDINGGPAERLTYQGTNIHSLAWNPSGTSIRYSSDHHNLKAGDYHLWEVPADGGRPERLPWGRGLKMAEAEDGTVVISRGHPSRGAAYHKRYRGGTAGHLWIKLPGDSEFRRMTELDGYIESPCFVGERLYFVSDSEGYGNVYSVKYDGTDLRRHSDHADFYARGLSTDGSKLVYHAGGQLYLVDPAVDEPRPVDSTIPSTESRKARRFVDSVEFLQHIAPSYDGKRLAVATRGKLFNFHTFDGPVLQLGERDGTAYRLPTWLAEDNHLLALASDKQTEEYPVLFDADGNATRIEGVDEVGRIIEIIAFPKGKKVAFADHRGSLFTLDLESGEAAQRIAYTPFGNGIRDLAVSPDGKWLAYACGVGTPDGYESMNRTEVHLYDIDSGVEHQVMDNLVTEYAPSFDPQGKYLYVISNRDFNASYDTIDFDLHFAEGARPYAVVLDSQTPAPFVPTGADKADDEEDSDAESEVEVKVDINGLRLRAVALPVEPSGYEAVFGANGKVFTLSRPPKPSSAAAIFQTTPPADGVLQSIDVTTGKVETFADNVTDAWLSADHSTLVYRSGNRFRSVASDAKVPEGDAVGRDTGWVDIGRVTVSVRPTAEWPQMFAEAWRLQRDHFWLEDVGGVDWNEVFERYAPLAERVGSRAEFSDLLWEVQGEVGTSHAYELLGDYGDADQYPVGSLAAEYEYDERAGRWTIASFAQGDTWAESRTSPLTRPGVNVEPGDYLLAVDGQELDADTPPEALLVNRAGSEIQLTVQHGSEEPRRVMVRPLPADKGVFYRDWVEKNREAVHKATDGRVGYLHIPDMSADGFAEFYRGLMSEIFRHALIVDMRFNGGGHVSQLLWDRLEPKRLAHAVSKDSRPSPFNAPKRRGPMVALANEHSGSDGDIGPLTFRERGMGPVIGTRTWGGVVGINPRFRLSDGTMVTQPEVAIRFNSVGFGVENYGVDPDITVEYTPDDFASGVDRQLQTAIETVVKQLAEDGYDKIEIDEYPSVTPPELGPRPQDRR is encoded by the coding sequence ATGACCACGGCATACCCTTTGCAGCCGAACATTCACGGCGACACGATCGTGTTCACCGCCGAAAACGACATCTGGTCGACAACCGTCAACGGTGAAACGGCACGTCGCCTGACCAATACCCGTGGACGTAATTCTCACCCCGTCATCAGCCCTGATGGAAGCACCATTGCGTTCAAGGGTTCTGATGAAGGCCCCACAGAGATCTACACAATGGACATTAACGGTGGCCCGGCGGAGCGTCTTACCTACCAAGGGACGAACATCCACAGTCTGGCATGGAACCCGAGTGGAACGTCCATTCGTTATTCCAGCGACCACCACAACCTCAAGGCCGGGGACTACCATCTATGGGAGGTTCCCGCCGACGGCGGTCGGCCGGAACGGCTTCCGTGGGGACGTGGTCTCAAAATGGCCGAAGCCGAGGATGGAACGGTCGTCATCTCCCGCGGGCACCCGTCTCGCGGTGCCGCCTATCATAAGCGCTATCGCGGTGGAACGGCTGGACATCTCTGGATTAAACTTCCCGGTGATTCGGAGTTCCGGAGAATGACCGAGCTGGACGGTTACATCGAATCCCCCTGTTTTGTGGGAGAGAGGCTCTATTTCGTCTCCGACTCGGAGGGGTACGGAAACGTCTACTCCGTCAAATACGACGGAACCGACCTCCGTCGTCACAGCGATCATGCCGATTTTTACGCCCGTGGTCTCAGCACCGACGGAAGTAAGTTGGTTTACCACGCCGGTGGACAGCTCTACCTGGTCGATCCCGCGGTCGACGAACCCCGGCCCGTCGATTCCACGATCCCGTCTACCGAATCGCGCAAGGCCCGCCGCTTTGTGGATTCAGTGGAATTCCTACAGCACATCGCCCCGTCGTACGACGGCAAACGACTGGCCGTCGCGACCAGAGGGAAACTGTTCAACTTCCACACTTTCGACGGGCCCGTGTTGCAACTGGGAGAACGGGACGGCACCGCGTATCGCCTTCCCACCTGGTTGGCCGAGGACAATCACCTTCTGGCCCTTGCCAGTGACAAACAGACCGAGGAGTATCCGGTCCTCTTCGACGCCGATGGCAATGCCACTCGCATCGAAGGTGTGGACGAGGTCGGTCGTATCATCGAGATCATCGCCTTCCCCAAGGGAAAGAAGGTCGCGTTCGCCGATCACCGTGGTTCGTTGTTCACACTGGACTTGGAATCCGGCGAGGCGGCGCAACGGATCGCGTATACGCCCTTCGGCAATGGAATCAGGGACCTTGCGGTATCACCGGACGGCAAATGGTTGGCTTACGCCTGTGGTGTCGGTACCCCTGACGGGTATGAATCGATGAATCGAACCGAGGTGCACCTCTACGACATCGATAGTGGAGTCGAACATCAGGTGATGGACAACCTGGTGACCGAATACGCGCCCAGTTTTGACCCGCAGGGCAAATATCTGTACGTCATTTCCAACCGTGATTTCAACGCCTCCTACGACACCATTGATTTCGACCTCCATTTCGCAGAAGGTGCACGTCCGTACGCGGTCGTCTTGGATTCGCAGACTCCGGCACCGTTCGTACCGACTGGAGCCGACAAGGCCGATGACGAGGAGGACTCTGACGCCGAGTCGGAGGTCGAGGTAAAGGTCGACATCAATGGTCTGCGCTTGCGTGCCGTCGCACTACCTGTGGAGCCTTCCGGATATGAGGCGGTATTCGGCGCGAACGGGAAGGTGTTCACACTTTCACGGCCACCCAAACCGTCCAGTGCGGCCGCTATCTTCCAGACCACGCCGCCGGCGGACGGAGTTCTGCAGAGCATCGACGTGACGACCGGCAAAGTGGAGACCTTCGCCGACAACGTTACCGACGCTTGGCTCTCTGCCGACCACTCCACCTTGGTGTACCGCTCGGGCAATCGTTTCCGTTCGGTCGCCAGCGATGCCAAGGTTCCGGAAGGGGACGCCGTCGGTCGCGATACCGGCTGGGTCGACATTGGACGTGTGACGGTCTCGGTCCGCCCGACCGCCGAGTGGCCGCAGATGTTCGCCGAGGCCTGGCGTCTGCAGCGTGACCACTTCTGGCTGGAGGATGTCGGGGGCGTCGATTGGAACGAGGTCTTCGAACGTTACGCACCGTTGGCCGAGCGGGTGGGATCTCGTGCGGAGTTCTCGGATCTGCTGTGGGAGGTTCAAGGTGAAGTGGGTACCTCTCACGCCTATGAACTTCTGGGCGACTACGGTGACGCCGATCAGTATCCGGTCGGTTCGTTGGCCGCCGAGTACGAGTACGACGAGCGTGCCGGGCGGTGGACGATTGCCTCGTTCGCCCAGGGAGACACGTGGGCGGAGAGCCGTACGTCTCCGTTGACCCGGCCGGGAGTGAACGTCGAACCGGGCGATTACCTGTTGGCGGTCGACGGACAGGAGCTGGACGCCGATACACCGCCGGAGGCGCTTCTGGTGAATCGGGCCGGTAGCGAGATTCAATTGACCGTGCAGCACGGTTCCGAAGAGCCGCGCCGAGTCATGGTACGGCCGTTGCCCGCTGATAAGGGTGTCTTCTACCGCGATTGGGTGGAGAAGAACCGGGAGGCCGTACACAAGGCCACCGACGGGCGTGTGGGTTACCTGCACATCCCCGATATGAGCGCCGACGGGTTCGCGGAGTTCTACCGTGGCCTCATGTCGGAGATCTTCCGCCACGCTCTCATCGTGGACATGCGTTTCAACGGCGGTGGACACGTCTCTCAGCTGCTGTGGGATCGGCTCGAACCGAAGAGGCTGGCCCATGCGGTGTCGAAGGACTCGCGGCCCAGTCCGTTCAATGCGCCGAAACGACGCGGTCCCATGGTCGCCTTGGCCAATGAACACTCCGGTTCGGACGGAGACATCGGCCCCCTGACCTTCCGGGAACGCGGCATGGGTCCTGTGATCGGTACCCGGACGTGGGGCGGGGTCGTTGGAATCAACCCGAGGTTCCGGCTGTCCGACGGCACCATGGTGACGCAGCCGGAAGTAGCGATTCGTTTCAACAGCGTCGGATTCGGCGTGGAAAACTACGGAGTCGATCCCGACATCACGGTGGAGTACACTCCCGACGATTTCGCCTCGGGAGTTGACCGGCAGTTGCAAACCGCCATTGAGACGGTGGTGAAACAGTTGGCCGAGGACGGCTATGACAAGATCGAGATAGACGAGTACCCGTCAGTTACTCCTCCGGAACTGGGTCCGCGCCCTCAGGATCGGCGTTGA